In the Leptospiraceae bacterium genome, one interval contains:
- a CDS encoding quinone-dependent dihydroorotate dehydrogenase, with product MNWAEDFLYKNFFKPLLFNLYPENAHDVSFELLKLADKIPGIFSILEKNFSFKSARLNTTVSKIQFQNPLGMAAGFDKTGEYFPFFEKLGFGYAEVGTITGEEQPGNPKPRLFRYPNQDAFINRMGFNNPGSEKAFQILSTQNNSIPMGINIGKTKVVDLENALEDYLKSYKKLYPLSDYCAINISSPNTPGLRSLQEKDTLASLVGGLRKELGGSFPIPTFIKFAPDFTDTEFEKLLDVVLDLGVQGIILTNTTLDKSLLQEKNPEEGGLSGKPLREKSTHLIRLARKKLNGRLNIIGVGGIDSGESALEKILAGADLIQIYTGYIYNGPNLPSTILKYIDNYLEENGIKNISEIVGKFV from the coding sequence ATGAATTGGGCTGAAGATTTTTTATACAAAAACTTTTTCAAGCCATTGCTGTTTAATTTATACCCAGAAAATGCGCATGATGTTTCTTTTGAGCTTTTAAAACTAGCTGACAAAATTCCTGGAATTTTTTCTATTTTAGAAAAGAATTTTTCTTTTAAAAGTGCCAGATTAAACACTACTGTTTCAAAAATACAATTTCAAAATCCTCTTGGTATGGCAGCAGGATTTGACAAGACCGGAGAATATTTTCCTTTTTTTGAAAAGCTCGGATTTGGATATGCAGAGGTAGGTACGATTACTGGAGAAGAGCAACCTGGAAATCCTAAGCCAAGGTTGTTTAGATATCCAAACCAAGACGCTTTCATCAATAGAATGGGGTTCAATAACCCGGGTTCAGAGAAGGCATTTCAAATTCTTTCTACACAAAATAATTCTATTCCAATGGGAATTAATATCGGAAAGACAAAAGTTGTAGATTTAGAAAATGCACTTGAAGATTATTTGAAGTCTTATAAAAAACTCTACCCTTTAAGTGATTATTGTGCGATTAATATTAGCTCTCCGAATACTCCGGGTTTGAGGTCTTTGCAAGAAAAAGACACTCTTGCCTCACTTGTTGGAGGTTTAAGAAAAGAGCTTGGTGGAAGTTTTCCGATTCCTACTTTTATAAAATTTGCACCGGACTTTACAGATACTGAATTTGAAAAATTATTGGACGTTGTACTGGACTTGGGAGTGCAAGGAATTATTTTGACGAACACTACCTTGGATAAATCTTTACTACAAGAAAAAAATCCTGAGGAAGGTGGGCTTAGCGGAAAACCTTTACGAGAAAAATCTACTCATTTGATACGCCTTGCGAGAAAAAAGCTAAATGGAAGGTTAAATATTATTGGGGTAGGTGGAATAGATTCGGGCGAGTCGGCTCTTGAAAAAATTTTAGCCGGTGCAGACTTGATTCAAATCTATACCGGGTATATTTACAACGGTCCAAATCTGCCGAGTACCATTTTAAAATACATCGACAATTATTTAGAAGAAAATGGAATTAAAAATATTTCTGAAATCGTAGGAAAATTTGTTTAA
- a CDS encoding CBS domain-containing protein translates to MQTKKTVEELLKTIELWRVANPPKVVVQKGTKISKCIQMMKEKRTGACLVVENEKLCGIFTERDVLKKIHQQKVSLSELVENYMTPNPKTLPGNTTLGKAIHDLVQGSFRHLPVVNNENKPIGMIFVRGIVDYIAEHFPNEVYNLPPKIQTFTNQEGA, encoded by the coding sequence ATGCAAACTAAAAAGACAGTTGAAGAATTACTGAAAACTATTGAGCTTTGGAGAGTGGCAAACCCTCCTAAGGTCGTCGTTCAAAAAGGAACAAAGATTTCTAAATGTATTCAGATGATGAAAGAAAAGCGAACCGGAGCTTGTCTTGTTGTAGAGAATGAGAAACTCTGTGGAATATTTACCGAAAGAGATGTATTGAAAAAAATCCATCAACAAAAGGTTAGCCTATCCGAATTAGTTGAAAACTATATGACTCCAAATCCTAAAACTTTACCTGGCAATACCACCTTAGGGAAGGCGATCCACGATTTAGTCCAAGGTAGTTTTCGACACTTACCAGTTGTGAATAATGAGAACAAACCAATCGGGATGATTTTTGTTCGAGGAATAGTTGATTATATTGCAGAGCATTTTCCGAATGAAGTATATAATCTTCCACCCAAGATTCAAACTTTTACTAATCAGGAGGGAGCATGA
- a CDS encoding CBS domain-containing protein — MICPSCTSHNINGDDTCNNCGHDLRGNDIENPETELQESIMLARIDSLFPVTPVFLKPTDTIRSAVNEMVKNGQGCVLVHEENKLIGIVTERDILFKATDDSIDIDKFSISTIMTKNPDTLKGDAPVAYAMNAMSVGGFRHIPILNSDNSYSVLSVRRLLKHLASTISS, encoded by the coding sequence ATGATTTGTCCAAGTTGTACTTCACACAATATTAATGGAGACGATACCTGCAACAACTGCGGGCACGATTTAAGAGGAAACGATATTGAGAATCCTGAAACAGAGTTGCAAGAGTCTATCATGCTTGCAAGAATTGATTCACTCTTTCCTGTTACTCCTGTGTTTTTAAAACCAACAGATACTATTCGATCTGCGGTAAATGAAATGGTCAAGAATGGACAGGGTTGTGTACTGGTTCACGAAGAAAATAAGCTCATAGGAATTGTAACCGAAAGAGATATACTGTTTAAAGCTACAGACGATTCTATTGACATAGATAAATTTTCTATCTCTACGATTATGACTAAAAACCCGGATACATTGAAAGGAGATGCACCGGTTGCTTACGCAATGAATGCTATGTCGGTTGGGGGATTTAGGCACATACCGATTTTGAACTCGGATAATAGTTATAGCGTGCTATCTGTGCGACGCTTATTAAAACATCTTGCATCTACGATTAGTAGCTAA
- a CDS encoding YdcF family protein, which yields MLTRKGFFFILVFSIFISSILIDLNFELLYKKSDISKNYRTVREATVAIVPGAAVYGKTPSPVLRDRLESALLLYKNKKVKKILLSGDNGSHYYNELKPMLKFMLNNKVRKEDIFVDHAGFRTLDTLIRAKIIFEIEDAIFVSQKFHLPRAMFISKQLGIRIAGYEADRRIYTSEKYNRIREFLARNLAWIDMNLMHTNPRFLGKPYPISGSGEKTWKGSIL from the coding sequence ATTTTGACCCGCAAGGGATTTTTCTTTATTTTAGTTTTTTCAATTTTTATATCGAGTATTTTAATCGATTTGAATTTTGAGCTATTGTACAAAAAATCCGATATATCAAAAAATTACAGAACTGTTAGAGAAGCGACAGTTGCTATAGTTCCGGGGGCTGCAGTTTATGGGAAGACACCTTCACCGGTTTTGCGAGATAGATTAGAGTCAGCCTTACTTTTATACAAAAACAAAAAAGTTAAAAAAATTCTATTGTCTGGGGATAACGGATCACACTACTACAATGAATTAAAACCTATGTTAAAATTTATGTTAAATAACAAGGTCAGAAAAGAGGATATTTTTGTAGACCACGCAGGGTTTAGAACATTAGATACGCTCATCCGAGCCAAAATTATTTTTGAAATAGAAGATGCGATCTTTGTAAGTCAAAAATTTCATCTGCCAAGAGCTATGTTTATATCCAAACAACTTGGGATCAGAATAGCCGGTTATGAGGCAGACAGAAGAATTTATACAAGTGAAAAGTACAATCGTATTAGAGAATTTTTAGCTAGGAATCTTGCTTGGATAGACATGAATTTAATGCACACAAATCCCAGATTTTTGGGTAAGCCTTATCCTATTTCTGGTAGTGGAGAAAAAACATGGAAGGGATCTATTTTGTAG
- a CDS encoding sodium:proton antiporter yields the protein MKFFSKILYLVFITGFCFSLTLGLFAEDTKSPVPTKETTTVEAKEVKAETDHHKGDTLPYWSVIPFVAILLSIAILPIASHVTAHWWENNNNKLIIALALGGISFGILIANHWGHTIFHTLVFEYVPFIILLGALFYISGGIVLKGDIEATPLNNSLFLLLGAFLASFIGTTGASMLLIRPVLKTNSERKHVVHTVVFFIFLVSNIGGSLTPLGDPPLFLGYLQGVPFTWTFSLFPEMILSIVVLLSIYFVWDTIQYKKELKTDIKKDKSNAEPISLNGQVNFIWLFGIVLSVAFINENYIPAIKQNPFLAFIREGVMILLILLSKVTSSPKLREYNKFTLNPIIEVAYLFIGIFLTMIPALILLEANGKSLGVTKPWQFFWAAGAFSSVLDNAPTYLTFLSLAKGLTGATGVTQILANPEWERLLKAISVGAVFMGANTYIGNAPNFMVKSVAEENKVNMPSFGGYILYSFGILIPLFVVITFIFFV from the coding sequence ATGAAATTTTTCTCTAAGATACTTTATCTAGTTTTTATCACCGGGTTTTGTTTTTCTTTAACCTTAGGTTTATTTGCAGAAGATACAAAATCCCCTGTCCCTACTAAGGAAACTACTACAGTAGAAGCTAAAGAAGTCAAGGCAGAAACAGATCACCACAAAGGGGACACCCTTCCTTATTGGTCGGTCATTCCTTTTGTTGCGATTTTACTATCTATTGCGATTCTACCGATTGCTTCTCACGTAACTGCACACTGGTGGGAAAATAATAACAACAAATTGATTATCGCACTCGCACTTGGTGGAATTTCTTTTGGGATTCTTATTGCTAACCACTGGGGGCATACAATTTTCCACACCTTAGTATTTGAATACGTGCCTTTTATTATTTTACTTGGGGCGTTATTTTATATTTCAGGTGGAATTGTTTTAAAAGGAGATATAGAAGCAACTCCATTGAACAATTCTCTTTTTTTACTACTCGGTGCATTTCTTGCTTCCTTTATAGGAACTACAGGTGCATCCATGCTACTCATTCGACCGGTCTTGAAAACTAACTCCGAAAGAAAACACGTAGTCCATACGGTAGTATTTTTTATATTTTTGGTATCGAATATTGGAGGCTCGCTCACCCCACTCGGAGACCCTCCACTTTTCTTAGGATATTTACAGGGAGTGCCGTTTACATGGACGTTCAGTTTATTTCCTGAGATGATTTTATCTATAGTTGTTCTTTTGAGTATATATTTTGTCTGGGATACGATCCAATACAAAAAAGAATTAAAGACAGATATTAAAAAAGATAAATCCAATGCAGAGCCTATTTCTTTAAATGGACAAGTCAATTTTATATGGTTATTCGGAATTGTATTGTCTGTTGCATTTATCAATGAAAACTATATCCCTGCAATAAAACAAAATCCTTTTCTTGCATTTATCAGAGAAGGTGTAATGATATTACTTATACTACTTTCCAAGGTTACTTCAAGTCCAAAACTTAGAGAATACAATAAGTTTACCCTTAATCCGATTATCGAGGTCGCTTATTTGTTTATTGGAATTTTCCTAACTATGATCCCGGCACTAATTTTACTCGAGGCAAACGGGAAGTCACTTGGAGTAACCAAGCCTTGGCAATTTTTCTGGGCTGCCGGAGCTTTCTCATCAGTGTTGGACAACGCACCTACTTATCTGACTTTTTTAAGCCTTGCTAAAGGGCTTACGGGTGCTACAGGTGTAACTCAAATCTTAGCAAACCCTGAATGGGAAAGACTACTAAAAGCTATTTCTGTGGGTGCTGTATTTATGGGAGCAAATACCTACATAGGGAATGCGCCTAACTTCATGGTGAAGTCAGTTGCAGAAGAAAATAAAGTAAATATGCCAAGTTTTGGTGGGTATATACTGTACTCTTTTGGAATACTCATTCCACTATTTGTAGTTATCACATTTATTTTCTTCGTTTAA